In the genome of Daucus carota subsp. sativus chromosome 9, DH1 v3.0, whole genome shotgun sequence, the window TTCTACTTTGCCACGGactcaattcataataaaatacgTCGCAATGAAGCTCGTTTTGATGGTGATGGCTCCGAAAAATTAGAAGTTTTTGAATATCCAATTGAATGTCTTGGTAAAGAGGGAAGTCGTTATTTGACCGATAAAGAGCGAAAGTTAGCAGAAGAATATGTACTTCTAAGCTCTCCAGAAATTCAACCTTATCTAAggtatcatttataatttaaataaatttatttaaatttattttaattcattttaatttattataatttattgataatttattttaatttatttattataatttatttcaggcGGTTTACAGATCGTGTTATGAGTCAACGTCCGGAGACAACACCTCAACAATTAGATTGTTACATAAAGACCGATTTAAAGATTGGTTATTGAAAAAggtatatattgttttttcaatttcttttgaaatttgaatatatttcatcaatataattttaatatttttaggttgGACGAAATGATGTAAACCAACCTCTTCTTCAATATTTGTTTGAGGGACCGGCTATGCGGGTAATGACATTTGAGACTTGTAAAGTCAATGGATACAAATTTTGTACGAGAACATCTTCCGGTTCCGGTGTCATTGTTAAGGGCACTTCACATGATAACAATAGTGATTATTATGGACAATTGAAGGAAATTGTCAAGCTTATTTATCGAGGaggaaattatgtatatttattcaaatgtaTATGGTTTGATAGTGTCGGAAATGGTGTTGTGATTGATAAAAATAGGGTCGTGACCGTGGATATTACTTCAAGATTGAAGTCGGATGAGATTTTTATTTTGGCTAGTCAAGCTTCCCAGGTTTACTATGCTCCCAGTGTATTGAATCCACATGGCAAATATTTTACGGTCGTCAAGTCTAAAAGTCGTCCGATAAGCGAAtctatcaaaatatcaaatgataTTGAAGAAGCTTATCAAGAAGATAGATCAAATGCTACTAGTGCATTCtctatatttgttgattttgcacaATATGGTTCCTTACCGTTCGTTCGacatgaagaagatgaacaagaagaagaagacaaagatgaagaagaggatgatgatgaagaagaggaagaagaagaagaagaagaagaagaagaagaagaagaagaagaagaagaagaagaagaagaagaagaagaagaagaagaagagaagaagaagaagaagaagaagaagaagaagaagaagaagaagaagaagaagaagaagaagaagaagaagaagagaagaagaagaagaagaagaagaagaagaagaagaagaagaagaagaagaagaagaagaagaagaagaagaagaagaagaagaagaagaagaagaagaagaagaagaagaagaagaagaagaagaagaagaagaagaagaagaagaagaagaagaagaagaagaagaagaagaagaagaagaagaagaagaagaagaagaagaagaagaagaagaagagaagaagaagagaagaagaagaagaagaagaagaagaagaagaagaagaagaagaagaagaagaagaagaagaagaagaagaagaagaagaagaagaagaagaagaagaagaagaagaagaagaagaagaagaagaagaagaagaagaagaagaagaagaagaagaagaagaagaagaagaagaagaagaagaagaagaagaagaagaagagaagaagaagaagaagaagaagaagaagaagaagaagaagaagaagaagaagaagaagaagaagaagaagaagaagaagaagagaagaagaagaagaagaagaagaagaagaagaagaagaagaagaagaagaagaagaagaagaagaagaagaagaagaagaagaagaagaagaagaagaagaagagaagaagaagaagaagaagaagaagaagaagaagaagaagaagaagaagaagaagaagaagaagaagaagaagaagaagaagaagaagaagaagaagaagaagaagaagaagaagaagaagaagaagaagaagaagaagaagaagaagaagaagaagaagaagaagagaagaagaagaactaagaagaaagaaagaagaagaaagaagaagaaagcagAAGAATCcgaagcagaagaagaagaagaagaagacgaaaagaagaagaagaagaatcagaaataagaagaagaaagaagaagaagaagaagaagaagaagaagaagaagagacgaagaagaagaataaggaagaagaagaagaagaagaatcactcagaagaagaagaagaagaagaagaagaataagaagaagaagaagaagaagaagaagaagaagaagactaagaagaagaagaaagaagaagaagaagaagaagaagaagaagaagagaagaagCCTCCGAAGAATAAGGAAGAcgcgaagaagaagaagaagaagcagaagaagaagaagaagactaagaagaagaagaagagagaagaagaagaagaagaagagaagaagaagaagaagaagaagaagactcCTCCTAAGaaaagaagacgaagaagaaagaagaagaagaagaagaagaagaagaagaagaagaagaagaagaagaagacaaagatgaagaagaggatgattatgatgatggattgatgaaattgattaatataatgaatattttatgatgttgttgaattattgattattgatttgttagtttcatgaaattattgattattgatttgttaGTTTGTTGGATGGTTGTTGGTTTGGTCGCAGGTAAAGGCAGAGAAAGGAAACAACAAAaccttgttttttttgttaaaatacgcagaaaaccgaccgactagTCATAAAACCGACCGCTTTTACCATTCAAtacgcagaaaaccgaccgaactGCTATATAACCGACCACTGTTACCATTCGGTaaagcagaaaaccgaccgattgcaAATATAACCGACCACGGTTACCATTCGGTaaagcagaaaaccgaccgattgcaaatataaccgaccgactttccctatatatttttaaaaaatccggTTCGCCTAATTTTCACGTTACGAAGTCACACATGTTAATTATAAACTTGACtaagatgttttaattttttagacaattcaaaaaacatttttatatgtACGGATCCCCTAAACAGAAAACTAATCATATACCAGAAGTCTTATTTTGAATTACCTCGTTCActcttaattattcaaaaattagatgttttattatttaaacgaTCCAACCAtacggatgttaataaaataatctcatcAACGTCGAGACAAAAATTTCAGATGATTTCGATGAATCGAAATACACTTTTATAacctttttattgtgaaaatatacataaataaaattttaaattaagaaaatatttttaaaaaacccggTTCGCCTAAATTTCACGTTACGAAGTCACACATGTTAATTATAAACTTGACtaagatgttttaattttttagacattttaaaaaaaattcttatatgTACGGATCCCCTAAACAGAAGACTAATCATATACCAGAagtcttattttgaattatctcgttcactcttaattattcaaaaattgatgttttattatttaaacgatccaaccgtacggatgttaataaaataatctcatcAACGTCGACACAAAAATTCAGATGATTTCGATGAATCGAAATACACTTTTATAAcgtttttataataatactttatataaacaaaatattaaattaagaaaatattttcccaaaaacacaaaaccgaccgactatagagtaaaaccgaccgaccttGAAAATTACGCGGAAAATGAATTTTTcgtgaaaaattaaaacacccgCGCGACAGAAACGACGTCGTTTGATGGTTCTGCACAGATTtccaggtcaaaaccgaccgggTTGCCGGTCGGTTTTGGTGCGTcagtatataaacaaaaaaaagccCCCTTTCCTCTTTTATTCTCACACGAACACTGCTGCTCCAAACTCTTTCCTCTCCAAACTCTTTCAAACTCCAAACTCGAATCAAACCCTCTCCTAACTCTTTCAAGGCAAGAATCAAGTGCAATGGCGGCAAGAATCAAGAATCGGAAACCCTCTCCAAAATCCTCTTCAATGGTAGAATCCTAACTTTTAATTTGTGTTGGTATAGAGCTTAAATTTGTGTTAGTATAGAGCTCTATTGAACTtcaatttgtttgatttgtttagttttcaagcttttatatgtatgcattgtatgtatataaaatttgtatatgttagtttggAAATATACATGCAAGTTCTTGTCGTCGGTTATGTCATGAGAATGAAAACGATAGGTTTTAGTTTGTGTATGTTAGTTTtggtttgtatatgttttagttttagtttgtatatgttagttttagtttgtatatgttagttttggtttgtatatgttaatttgtatatgttagtttggaaatctctgttttttatttgtttttatatttttgtaatttttagtttgtacTCACATTCATAAGGAGGGCTTGGAATTTGGTTTTGTGTTTGtattaaggggttgtggtttgcatttggcattttgatataattaaggtgttgtggtttgcataattggttgtgaatgaaatttatgtgatataattaaggggttgtggtttgtattttggcattttgatttataaggggttgtggtttcaTTCATTTTGGCGTTTATATGTTCAAAAATGAGTCGATTCATAAGGTGTTGTGGCTTGCATAATTGGTTGTGAAtgaaatttatgtgatataattaaggggttgtggtttgtattttggcattttgatttataaggggttgtggtttcaTTCATTTTGGCGTTTATATGTTCAAAAATGAGTCGATTCATAAGGTGTTGTGGCTTGCATAATTGGTTGTGAAtgaaatttatgtgatataattaaggggttgtggtttgcatTTTGATTCATAAGGGGTTGTAGTTTCCATTTAAAgtcgattatttttttattcatattctAACCAATGGTGTTTATGGTGTTTGATTAGGGCACCTTGTGGTGGTTTGTCATCCTTGTGGTGATGATCATTGCCTTAATGGCAAGAAAAGGCAAGGGCAAGGGGAAGGCCAAGGAGACAACCAAAGGCAAGGGAAAAGGGAAAGCCAAGGAGACAACTTCCACTCGGAAAGGTAAAGGAAAGTCTAGCACCTTGGCTATACGTGATGAGCCAACTGATTCGGATGAAGGCGGGGAGAATCCGAATGAAGAGGAAGTTCCAAGACGAAGGGTAATTAGGAGGCCACGATCCCATTCAGCCGGTTTGTTTGGAAAAGTCCCTCCGAAACCAATCCGTATCAATATTTCAGGAGGACAGTAAGTCTACTTGtagtaacttatatatatatatatgtatatctatctatatatatatatatatatatgtatcttgcacttgtttaaattttgttgacatatatatatatgtacatataatcTCTTTTCACATTTTTGGTAGTATTGAAGATGATCAAGCAAAGAAGACTTTGCTTGCTATTGTTCGTGAAAGGTGGCCCGTTGGACATTACACGTTCACCGACATTGTTGAATATGATGATGAATGGCTAAAACACGTAGTCGAGGAATTTAATGTAAGCTACTCTTCTTATGCTCACATCGTGATTTGTATGCatgcttttttatttatttgtattatgtgTAAATAGTCTAACCATATGTATGTAATTtatcttgattttattataattgtagTTATATTTCAAGCAACAAAAGGGACAAAGCCGGTCCgaagcaaaaaatataattgagaaGCATATCAAAAACACAATAAAGAGGACGTTGAATGAGCTCAAGACAAATATTGAGCAAAAATCAAAGGAAAGCGGAAaatcaaaattgagtttaagaCCTGGATATTGGTCTGAACTTTTTTGGAaggatttattaaattattgggAAAAGAATGAGGGGCACTTGCATAGGTCATCCGTTGGATCTACGAACCGCAAGAACGTCGAGCGGTTGCATAGTGCCGGTGCCCGGTCTTTTAATAAAGTGAAGgaggtatatataaatatctattaTCATACACACCTTAATTTcttaattaagatttaattcacatatatattatattgatgatttaaattgtttttggaaGGAAATGAAAAGGAAGGAACGTGGAAAGAATCCAACTCGCCTTGAAGTATGGAACCGGACGCATACAAGGGTTGGAAGTGATCCCGAGCACCCCGTGTATACCACGCCTGCTGCAATGGCCATAGCGGTAATTAAATGATTGTCTtgtggtttttttttaaagtttcaatgtccattttactttttaagttgtttaatgtACTGATTGATGCACATTTCTCTGTAGACACGATATGCTTCTATTCTAGAAAGCAGGCCGGTGTCGGTTACACAAACAGGGGATAGAGACGAGCCCTTGGAATGGTGGTTGTCAGCAACCGGAGTTCCCGAAGGCAAAAAGCCTAAGAAGGACTACCTTGTTGGATTCCCCGAGGCTCGTGCTAGTCAACTTATTCCGACTCTTGCCTCACGTTACAGGGATTCAACAAGAGGCGAAGCCGGTGGATCTTCCGGTCAGAGACAAGAAGCCGTCATTCCCGACAATGTGTACCTCTCGGTCGTGCGCAATGTGCTCAATGAGGTCCGTGCGAACCCCCTTCAATTTCAGCGACAAATGTCTGAAGAAGAGATCGCGAATTTTGCAAAAACCGCACTAGAGGCCTCCGATCCAGCTGCCGATCCAAGTACAAGGGTTCAATGGAATTCTATGATTGGTGGGGAGATGGTACACATTGTGGGGTCGATGGTCGAGGATATACTCCTCAAAATGGAAAGGAAGGTTGAAGAGGTACGAATTCATATTTGTTATCTACTTGTATTGATCGAGTATGCTTATTTTCTTATTGGTTGTCATTGTCTATTATATGTGCAATTAGGAAAAGGAACGCAGACTCGCAGCGGAGAAGGATTATACTGATCCAGAGGAGCTGTCGGAGGAGGAACGCGGGGGACCCGAAGCCGGTGCTGATGCGGGTGCCAATGCTAGTGCTGCTTCAGGAGCGGATGCTAGTGCTGCTTCCGGAGCGGGTGCTACTGCCGCTGCGGATGGAGCTGCTTCCGATTCAGATGTTACATTAGATTAGTTTGGCTTTTGAATATTTGTGTTTTGAATATTGTGTTTAAGTTGGATTTGGAATTTGGTTAATGCTTGTGAAGGGCTTTTGGTTTGCCCTTGTAGACAATTATAAGTTTGATGTTTGGGATTGTAGTTATGGTACATTTTGTTGTTATATATGGTGTTGTGGTTTATGTATTTTGGATATTGTTGATTGTTGGTTGTTGGTAGCAGGTATGGCAGTATATAGAAACAGcaggattatttttttttgatagaaaaaccagaaaaccgaccgactgaagacaaaaccgaccgtccTTACCATTCAATTCAcagacaaaaccgaccgacgtATACATAACCGACCACGGTTACCATTCAAAAaagccagaaaaccgaccgattgctTACTACTCGGTCGGTTATCTTTGGTAGATCGGTCGGTTATATACGGTCGGTTTTAATCCCTGCAAGCGCTCTGGTCGTTAACCGACCATGTCCTGTCGGTCGGTTATGGGAAACCGACCGAACGCGGTCGGTTATAAGGTCATTGTTTTTAGTTTGACTTTTCTGGTCAAACGTTTATAACCGACCACCTGCGGTCGGTTTTAGTTCCCCCAACAAATTTGACTTTTTTGGTCAACAGATTATAACCGACCACATCCGGTCGGTTATATTATTCTTATATCGATTGACCATATTTTGGTCAAACATTTAAACCGACCGACTCCGGTCGGTTTTAGTTTACACGTGGCTGTGGCGTCCACGTGGCTCCAGATGGCATTGCTGCAGGGCCCAGGTAGCGACTTTCTTAAATAAGCAAAACCGACCGACatttcggtcggttttagtctTTAAACCCGACCAATAGCTGATAACCGACCAGGTTACAACCGACCAGCTTCTCCGGTCGGTTTTAGTGTTAAAACCGACCGTTTACCGTTGTAACCGACCGTttttggcggtcggttttgtcctgtttttttgTAGTGCTGGTGAGAGTAATCAATACCCGGATCAGACTTCAGAGCTGAAGGTGTCTACAGAATTGCTAGTGCTTCAATTAATCTAATTTGTTCTAGCCGGTGGTTAAGGTCTTGGAGGGTATCAGACATCTGGCAAACACGCTTGTCTGATGTTGTTTTTCTTATAGTGCTAGTACTAAAGCAGAAACTGATTGGTTCTGCACGGTGGTGAAGGTGCGTGTCTGCtgcattttttataaataacttcGAATTTTGGAAGGAGATTTTTgcatatataacaatatttatttcaatcaattaaataaaatcaaaaccctTTATATAAACATTTAAACATATTGGAACGTGAAATTAAAggcagatatatatatatatgaaatctcTGAAacaagaataagaataagaacGAACCACTTAAGGTAGAAAAGTATGTTGATAAAGAAGCATGTTCTTTAATTATGAGGAACTACTTATCTCCATATCAGTTTCTTGTATACTACTACTTGTGATGAAATAGTCCGTAacagaaaattaatatatatcccTAGttcctatatatgtatattcttttgatatatGATACTttgagtatatattatatattataaagcaGTTCATTAGAGCTTAATGGTATAAAATTAAgaacatattatataaatataggtTAGTGAACCCCTccttaaatacaaactacaaacctTCTATTTTAACTACCTACCTACCCAATTTTCAACTCTTAATCCCAACCATCACACTACGCCCCTCCACTTAATCCCACTAGTGAGCAAAGTTGCTGCAGAATTTGGGAGTTCCTGTtgtatattttagtgattttcACTTtacaaattagtaatttgtgctatataaattagtgatgaTCAGGTGAAACAACTAGTACAGGTGACACATTGATGGATTATGGTGACATATATAGATTGTATTTGTGTatatggtatatatatatatgtagatggGAAGTTGATTATTAGTTGGCATATATAATGTCTTACCATctcaaaacaaaaatttattttaattgaataataatattgatTGTCGTTATTAACTATTAtcctaattaattataataattcggtataattaatttttagtacGGTTTTGacactttaaaaataaatagttattattcataattaatatgctcaaagtataaattaaatgtaccattcattctattttttttattcttcaatATGATACTTTGAGTGACtaacaattatatttcattcaaaaaaatgtttatttatagaaacttatttttctgaaatataaccttttactaaaattataaatgattcatcttaaaatataatgttttttgactgctattaaaaaaatatgaatatttgattatgataatattttaatagaatATTATTTACGAATCCACAAAACTAAATATTTATACTAAAGATGATAGGTGCCAAACTTTTTTAAGCTCCGGAAAAGTATCGGTATATGTTATTCaaactcttttcttattttatctTATCCTTTTTCTATTGTATCTTGTTCTTTTTGTATATAGACGGGTGTCACATCAATGTTGTTTGTTTCATTCCTCTATAAATAAAATAGGGCTTTTTTAAAACCGTCTTCttacaattatttatttaaatacaattttttaaaatatttttaaaaattgattttttaaattttattttcaaaaatacagttTGCAACCTCACACGCAActtgatttcatttttttcttcaaaattttttgAAAGTTACAAATGAGATTACAACTGATAACTAAAATAATGCAACTACAAATACAAACTTTACGGACAGATTCATGCATTTCACAAGATTGGGGTTTGTGAGGAAATATGGTAGGAAGGGGATCAAACTAGTTCTACATTGTCaagaaataaagatatatatcattttttacattttttctcaTAAAATATTCTAATAATTGGCTTTCTTATAAAAAGTTTCAACTTCTCTCACTTGTCATAATTATTCGTTATCTAGTCAAAATAATGTTGATCATTTATTTTATGGGATATCAACTCATTTAGTATCGCATTTTAAGTCATGATGAGCACCCGTCTTTGGGTCAGTTAGTGCcaaattttaagtcatgatGAGCACCCgttttagatataaatattaaggaGTTGTTTTATATTCGATATTTAGTAAAAAACAAGGACTTATTTAAAAAAGAGTAGAGTTAAACGTACTTTTCTACATAAATAAGtccttatttcaaaaaaataagttTAGCCAACGGCCGGactatttattgaaaaaatatttgtagTTAAATTAAGTTCcatatataaaactatatttatagataaaaatattaaGACTAATATATATGGAGTATAAATCACACAATGTAAAGTAGTTGATGAAAATATTGAGCTTAAAAGTATAAATTACACAATATGATGCTACTTAATTCTGTATTCATTAGCTATAACAACAAGTTTACTACAAATTCTTAATTAGATTCACAAGTGGTGTCATAATATCTGTTTCTGTTGATATACAGCTTGCACAGAATATGGATTCACATGTGCCATCACATTTAAGAACCGGCTCCACAAACAGTTTCCTTTGACATTTTTCACACCTACGTGACCTTTTGTTCAAAACAAATTGCAGACTGTGATGATGGAGTTCAGAATTGATCACACCTGTAGCCCCAAATTTAACATTTGAGTAGGAGGAACATCTTGATATTTCGAAACATCTGAGATGGAATGAAAGGTCACAAGTATGGCAATGATAGAACCAAAAATTCGAGTCGATATCTTCAGAGCAATGCTCACAATTGAAATCATGCTCATGATCGACGACCATACCAGGTTCATATATCAAGTGGAGTGAGTGAGAATCCCATGGATGTTGGACCACACTTGCCTTCATAATGCATGAATTACATATATAGTACCGACATTTCATACAACCATGTCTATTATTCACTTTTCTTTCGCATCCATTGCATATGGAAGCAAAAAATGAAGCAAAAATTGGTGCTACGTTCATGATCATGTGTTTAAGTTTGTGAGGATGAGCTTCATGTTTGATCATTTTGGGTAATGTAAGACATCCAATATGAAACTTCTTACCATTCCAATAAAGGTATATTCCATTGCCAAAATCTCCGCAACCAAAGCAAGAAAATAACTTGTAACGTGTATTAACCATTCTTGCAGTGGCCACGCCTGGTATTTGTGAGACCAAGCCAAAATGAATTAGCTTGTATTTGGAGAGTATAATTTACCAATCATGATcataataatatgttataattgAACTGAACTTTAATCAATATCGTGTGCACTTCAATTAGTTAATCTATACCCTTTATTAATTTTAGTGGAACATCAAGTATCAAATATCAAAGTACTATAATTTCGTTATCATTTTATAGtttttatcatttaattataataataattataataataattattattatattatagagaCTAccatattgattaggatttgTAATGTaaccatatattatatataccacCAACAGAATTGGTTAacaaaactatttattttaatttctaaaactcaaacaatttaatttacgaaacaactCTATAATATTCGTAtcatgttttagaattcaaataataaacaatccatattgatattattagccAAATCAATATTAATTATAGTAAAAGGACTGAAACACAagacattttcaaaaaatattgataataaattaattttgaatttaagttatatGACTTGAAAACTCCCTTAGAGTTGTATATTAATTTGTCAAATAACTATTGAAACAACTATCAGTACTAGATGTATAAGAACTTTAACCTAACAATAAATCAGTAGACTCTTAAAAATCACgagttatttttttcaaattttattgaaaaaacatcatcatttttaaaaataacacctAAATAAATCgtgtgcattcaacacatttgtaccTGTGCATCAACATCGGGTGTACAACACTAATTATAACGCTGTTGAATATGTTTatagagatgcttaaactatactaTTTGGTTAGGGCCTAGAAAACAcaaatattggttatataatacgtttaacttagtttttacattgaaaaattagttttatgTATTTCTCCGACACAATTTTAAaagatgttcaacaaaatatgttaaaaaatgttgaactcaaattatttatgtgttgaactaaaaaagtttgtaagtttgtatcaGAATCCTcacctctctatatatatatatatatatatatatatatatatatatatatatatatatatatatatatatatatatatatgtctatattagttaacattatatttatttagcaaaaaatatcatgacatataattttaactattttcttcctattttttttgttttgaaatcttatttcccattcaataagttcc includes:
- the LOC135149709 gene encoding uncharacterized protein LOC135149709 is translated as MKRKERGKNPTRLEVWNRTHTRVGSDPEHPVYTTPAAMAIATRYASILESRPVSVTQTGDRDEPLEWWLSATGVPEGKKPKKDYLVGFPEARASQLIPTLASRYRDSTRGEAGGSSGQRQEAVIPDNVYLSVVRNVLNEVRANPLQFQRQMSEEEIANFAKTALEASDPAADPSTRVQWNSMIGGEMVHIVGSMVEDILLKMERKVEEEKERRLAAEKDYTDPEELSEEERGGPEAGADAGANASAASGADASAASGAGATAAADGAASDSDVTLD